Proteins from a single region of Ailuropoda melanoleuca isolate Jingjing chromosome 15, ASM200744v2, whole genome shotgun sequence:
- the APOL6 gene encoding apolipoprotein L6 isoform X1, whose protein sequence is MTNLAQNKIARDRGSLRAHTQVLSWLRRSQQSLRLSAGQQTLLETLCFATVLLQPPLDQRPRRGVQAEHCVTHEDISNSPMGQKSSALRWQEPLDNECPRDQDDILPCEGVWQQDKGLSAEEIIFLREFPLIERELEEDIRKLHALADDIDATHRTFAKTHMVASSMTVVSNAMTMLGLVFAPATVGGSLMLSAAGKALGTVAGVTSTFTDVMEHFQKQEAQTQASSLVPADDNEVEEAPRKIFHVVSVGKKAYEYGRSIGDVKRNINAFQIARANPKLTTAAKRFLNTGQVSARRSKQLQRAFKGTTVLIKKNARVLCGALAGFSLCHDVVTLLRDWKHLKEGARTKLAEELRAQAGVLEEKLMELTQLYESLQQRKLLQEQRPRSSSSGRATASLA, encoded by the exons ATGACCAACTTGGCCCAAAACAAAATCGCAAGAGACCGAGGGAGCTTAAG AGCCCACACCCAGGTTCTCAGCTGGCTCAGAAGAAGCCAGCAGAGCCTCCGGCTTTCTGCCGGGCAGCAGACCCTGCTGGAGACTCTGTGCTTCGCAACGGTCCTCCTGCAGCCCCCGCTGGACCAGAGGCCCCGGAGAG GTGTCCAAGCAGAACATTGTGTGACTCACGAGGACATCTCTAATTCTCCCATGGGCCAAAAGAGCTCAGCTCTGCGGTGGCAGGAGCCTCTGGACAACGAATGCCCGAG GGACCAGGATGACATTCTTCCGTGTGAAGGTGTATGGCAACAAGATAAGGGTCTGTCAGcggaagaaataatatttttgagagagtTTCCCCTCATCGAAAGAGAGCTAGAAGAGGACATCAGAAAGCTCCATGCCCTTGCGGACGACATCGACGCAACCCACAGAACATTCGCCAAGACCCACATGGTGGCCTCCTCCATGACTGTGGTCTCAAATGCCATGACCATGCTGGGTCTGGTCTTTGCTCCAGCCACCGTAGGAGGAAGTCTGATGCTCTCTGCTGCTGGTAAAGCCTTGGGGACAGTAGCTGGGGTAACCAGCACCTTCACCGACGTTATGGAACACTTTCAAAAGCAAGAAGCTCAAACTCAGGCCAGCAGCCTAGTGCCCGCCGATGACAATGAGGTCGAGGAGGCCCCGAGAAAGATCTTCCACGTCGTGAGTGTTGGAAAGAAGGCCTATGAGTATGGAAGGAGCATCGGGGATGTTAAGAGGAACATCAACGCCTTTCAGATAGCCAGAGCCAACCCGAAGCTGACCACCGCTGCCAAGCGTTTCCTGAACACTGGCCAAGTCTCAGCCCGAAGGAGCAAGCAGTTGCAAAGGGCCTTTAAGGGCACAACAGTGCTGATAAAGAAAAATGCTCGCGTGCTGTGTGGTGCCTtggctggcttctccctctgccacgaCGTGGTCACCCTCCTGAGGGACTGGAAGCACCTGAAGGAAGGAGCAAGGACCAAGTTGGCAGAAGAGCTGAGGGCCCAGGCCGGGGTGCTGGAAGAGAAGCTGATGGAACTCACCCAGCTCTATGAGAGCCTGCAGCAGCGG AAACTCCTGCAAGAGCAAAGGCCCAGGAGCTCATCTTCCGGCAGAGCCACGGCATCTCTGGCTTAG
- the APOL6 gene encoding apolipoprotein L6 isoform X2 produces the protein MPALETFGFIQKVLFSLNHEAAAPNNALGLPVVRDQDDILPCEGVWQQDKGLSAEEIIFLREFPLIERELEEDIRKLHALADDIDATHRTFAKTHMVASSMTVVSNAMTMLGLVFAPATVGGSLMLSAAGKALGTVAGVTSTFTDVMEHFQKQEAQTQASSLVPADDNEVEEAPRKIFHVVSVGKKAYEYGRSIGDVKRNINAFQIARANPKLTTAAKRFLNTGQVSARRSKQLQRAFKGTTVLIKKNARVLCGALAGFSLCHDVVTLLRDWKHLKEGARTKLAEELRAQAGVLEEKLMELTQLYESLQQRKLLQEQRPRSSSSGRATASLA, from the exons ATGCCCGCATTGGAGACATTCGGGTTCATTCAAAAAGTCCTGTTCTCTCTCAACCATG AAGCAGCAGCTCCCAACAACGCTCTGGGACTCCCCGTGGTCAG GGACCAGGATGACATTCTTCCGTGTGAAGGTGTATGGCAACAAGATAAGGGTCTGTCAGcggaagaaataatatttttgagagagtTTCCCCTCATCGAAAGAGAGCTAGAAGAGGACATCAGAAAGCTCCATGCCCTTGCGGACGACATCGACGCAACCCACAGAACATTCGCCAAGACCCACATGGTGGCCTCCTCCATGACTGTGGTCTCAAATGCCATGACCATGCTGGGTCTGGTCTTTGCTCCAGCCACCGTAGGAGGAAGTCTGATGCTCTCTGCTGCTGGTAAAGCCTTGGGGACAGTAGCTGGGGTAACCAGCACCTTCACCGACGTTATGGAACACTTTCAAAAGCAAGAAGCTCAAACTCAGGCCAGCAGCCTAGTGCCCGCCGATGACAATGAGGTCGAGGAGGCCCCGAGAAAGATCTTCCACGTCGTGAGTGTTGGAAAGAAGGCCTATGAGTATGGAAGGAGCATCGGGGATGTTAAGAGGAACATCAACGCCTTTCAGATAGCCAGAGCCAACCCGAAGCTGACCACCGCTGCCAAGCGTTTCCTGAACACTGGCCAAGTCTCAGCCCGAAGGAGCAAGCAGTTGCAAAGGGCCTTTAAGGGCACAACAGTGCTGATAAAGAAAAATGCTCGCGTGCTGTGTGGTGCCTtggctggcttctccctctgccacgaCGTGGTCACCCTCCTGAGGGACTGGAAGCACCTGAAGGAAGGAGCAAGGACCAAGTTGGCAGAAGAGCTGAGGGCCCAGGCCGGGGTGCTGGAAGAGAAGCTGATGGAACTCACCCAGCTCTATGAGAGCCTGCAGCAGCGG AAACTCCTGCAAGAGCAAAGGCCCAGGAGCTCATCTTCCGGCAGAGCCACGGCATCTCTGGCTTAG